Proteins from a single region of Pithys albifrons albifrons isolate INPA30051 chromosome 10, PitAlb_v1, whole genome shotgun sequence:
- the TDRD5 gene encoding tudor domain-containing protein 5, whose translation MEVLKKEDLGFQSTLQLVTNMPEVVQVSSCRDGTLILKAIADDTTKGIVRMVACQKGRTHPKTKRTAAKANAAASFKNSKNPQHSCWSARTPVLPVTVKAELQDLLSSSPVLLKDLEKAFLRHFGQAFPYRQYGFLSVHEALMSVSDSIAVVEKAKAGSLLVLRKYLPSEVEGKEVPQGKVQKEEMLQTASAAEMPPLEPICETDSSYQTAHLMKQKPVEAQAVDLCDHLKQPQDSQQFLPKKLTWIRGIPPDAVQDSSLCSLPLLKRGCLVGVIVEFVVSPSQFYVHICSREASYRLQDLMVEMRHIYSHKLVSDQYIMPDSAVQPGQLCCVTVSKWWYRVIIHRVISDQEVEVFYADYGYLQVVQKSWLRFLKWHYLKLPAQAVPCSLAWVKPMEGVWSPAATLLFKKLCCSKELVGIVDEYVDGVLHLFLCDTSTREDVYFHCVLQDMEYADVCGENIPSQEFKELNPLALYVQPSEKQNGELVEAELCLQQESLDADSETAASKLNGTEPCHQKLPLSLPSLVLPRVAVSGLREAGQPARCCRMRLLVKVIAGTETNGPETEV comes from the exons ATGGAGGTGCTGAAAAAGGAG GACCTGGGCTTCCAGTCCACCCTGCAGCTGGTGACAAATATGCCTGAAGTTGTCCAAGTCTCTTCTTGTAGGGATGGCACTTTAATCCTCAAAG CCATTGCAGATGACACAACCAAAGGCATTGTCAGGATGGTTGCCTGCCAGAAGGGAAGGACACATCCTAAGACGAAGAGAACTGCTGCGAAggcaaatgctgctgcttcctttaaAAACTCTAAGAATCCCCAGCATTCTTGTTGGAGTGCCAGGACTCCTGTCCTGCCAGTGACTGtgaaggctgagctgcaggacctGCTGAGTTCCTCACCAGTTCTGCTCAAGGACTTGGAGAAGGCCTTCCTCAGACACTTTGGCCAGGCGTTCCCGTACAGGCAATATGGATTTTTGTCCGTGCATGAAGCCCTCATGAGCGTGTCTGATTCCATTGCTGTGGTTGAGAAGGCAAAGGCAGGTTCCTTGCTGGTCCTGAGAAAGTACCTACCAAGTGAGGTAGAGGGGAAAGAGGTGCCTCAAGGTAAGGTACAGAAAGAAGAGATGTTGCAGA cagcatctgcagctGAGATGCCTCCTTTGGAACCCATCTGTGAGACAGACAGCTCCTACCAGACAGCACATCTGATGAAGCAGAAGCCAGTGGAAGCACAAGCAGTAGATTTGTGTGATCACCTCAAACAA CCTCAAGATTCCCAGCAGTTTCTACCAAAAAAGTTGACATGGATTCGAGGAATCCCTCCAGATGCTGTTCAGGACAGCAGCCTTTGCAGTTTGCCCCTCCTGAAGAGAGGGTGCTTGGTGGGAGTCATCGTGGAATTTGTCGTCTCTCCCAGCCAGTTCTACGTCCACATCTGCAGCAGGGAAGCATCCTACAGACTGCAGGATCTGATGGTTGAGATGAG ACACATTTACTCACATAAACTTGTCTCTGATCAATATATCATGCCTGACTCTGCAGTACAGCCtggacagctctgctgtgtaACAGTCTCCAAATGGTGGTACCGTGTTATCATCCACCGTGTGATCAGTGACCAAGAAGTCGAGGTGTTCTATGCAGATTATGGGTACCTCCAAGTTGTCCAAAAGTCTTGGCTGAGATTCCTCAA GTGGCACTACTTGAAGCTCCCTGCTCAGGCTGTCCCGTGTTCCTTGGCATGGGTAAAACCCATGGAG GGGGTGTGGTCTCCAGCAGCAACTCTCCTGTTCAAGAAGCTCTGTTGTTCCAAGGAGCTTGTGGGCATCGTGGATGAATATGTGGATGGTGTTTTGCACCTCTTCCTCTGTGACACATCCACCAGGGAGGATGTCTACTTTCACTGTGTCTTGCAGGATATGGAATATGCTGATGTCTGTGGAGAGAACATTCCTTCCCAG GAATTCAAGGAACTGAATCCTTTGGCCTTGTATGTTCAGCCCAGTGAAAAGCAGAATGGTGAACTGGTGGAGGCAGAGCTTTGCTTGCAGCAGGAATCTCTGGATGCAGATAGTGAAACAGCAGCCTCTAAGCTGAATGGGACTGAGCCATGTCACCAG AAACTCCCTCTGTCATTGCCATCCCTGGTTCTGC CACGTGTGGCTGTGTCCGGGCTGCGTGAGGCCGGGCAACCCGCCCGGTGCTGCCGCATGCGGCTCCTGGTGAAGGTGATTGCGGGAACGGAAACTAATGGCCCAGAAACTGAGGTTTGA